In the Sorghum bicolor cultivar BTx623 chromosome 4, Sorghum_bicolor_NCBIv3, whole genome shotgun sequence genome, TTTGAGTGTGTGCGTGAACTTCCTACCTCCTCCATTGCCAACACATACTGCGAGGAAAGTAGGTAAGGGCCTCAAGGGGTAGATTATCAAGCACATATATATCAAACCTTATTGAATGCACTATAATTCCTAGTCATGACTCGTTATTGTTTGCTTGATATGAAGTATCTGGTATCTTCCGTAGATTGTTTGAGTTTGTCCTAAAAATTCAAATGAAAAGGCTCACTAATCATTCTCTAATAAATATTTGAGGCAAAAAGCAAAGTATCCACATCGCCCATTCTATCTCAGTTGTGTTAGCTATCCAACAGCATACATTTTACAATAACCCAAAATGAAACCATCAAAGGTAAATCCTAAAAGAAAAGTTTGGGCACAAACTCTTAACAAAATGATTTCAAGACCAGCAGTACTACCACGAAGGCTGACATTTGATTAGCATAACCTCTGGTTACATATCGGTTTTGTCAGTTGCAATAACATATGCCACTAGTAATAGGAAAAAGAGATCGGTAGAGATTTAACAGACCAATATATTTGAGTAACTACAACAAATATGCATAGAGTATCAGTAAATTTACTTGTACACATCACTTTAGATATTTGCAGACCACCACAGTGCCGGAGAAACTATCTAGCGACATGGCAGGATGCTTTAGAACTTTTCCCATGTATGTCAAGTTCCTACCTCACATGAGGTTCCAAAAGCGGAATGGCTAAAGGAAATGCCAACAGCTGGCACAAAAGAAAAAATCAAACTAGAATCCAAGACACCCACCCTTCCTTTCTCTTTTGCAAAAGATATTTATAAAGAGAGCAAGGGGCATCTGCACCCTTTACTTCCTTTTTTTGGTTATAAACTCTTCGACCTTTGGTTTCCAAAGTCTTAACACCTTAACAGTGAGAGTCTTCAAACTGGTTTCCAAAGTTCTTTGGCACTTATTCAATCAGACGATCCTGACTTGCCTGAAAAAAGTGCTCTGTTTTATTCTCTATTCTACAAACTGGAGTAAATCTTATCTGAAAATGACACTGCATTTGAAGATTGGCATCAAGGCAAGCAGTGCACTAGTAGCATCCACAGACTATAAGCTAGGGCCTAGGGGCACAGCTCTGCTCAGCCCCATGAATGGCACTACATGTTACTCTCTGGATTCCAGTGCCACCCTACTATTAGACTACTGACTACACACTGAGGTACTGGACTTCAAACAGTGGTAACTGGCACTCGCCACCACCTCCAAATTAAGTTCAAAGACCATAAGAAAGTAAGAAACTATGCGATACCAGAAGAATGGGAGAAGATACGTAAGCTACGAAATTAGCTAATACCTCTATACTTTAGAAGTACAAGTCGCAAGGTTCTATGTTCATGAATTGTAATTTCAGTACTAACCTTTTCAAGCAGGAAGCTTTGGGGAGAAGTTCTCCAACGGCCAGGCCATGCGATGGATGCCATGCAGTGCAAAGCGTGGTTTACTGCCATTCTGATGCTAAGTGTCTCTGTGTGTCACGTGATAAACAGGTTCATTCTGCTAATCAAGTGGCTGAGCGTGCGCATGTATGTGAGGTATGCAAGAGTGCATCCACAGTATTGACATGCTGTGCAGATGCACCAGCACTCTGTACCACCTGTGATGCAAAGTTGCACTCTGCAAATACACTATCTCAGAGACACCAGCGAGTGCCTGTGCTGCCACTTCCAGCTGCTGCTATTCAAACCACCTCCAGTTTTGATGAGGGAAAAGCTTTTGTCATTACCCATGGTAtcaaggaggaagaagaggaagtGGATTCTTGGCTCCTGCTCACAGAGGATTCTGATTATAGCAATTGTACCAACTCCACCGCCACTGCAAACAACAATAGAAACAAGAAAATGGGTTTTGGTGATGTAGATCAATATTTTGACCTTAGTGGATATAATCCATACTATCACAGCAACATCACCAGAAACCCAGAGGAGCAGTACATGCAAGAGCAACAGCAGATACAGAGAAGGTATCTAGAGAAGGAATGGAACGAGTGTGCAGTACCTTCACAGCTCACCATGGTATATGAGCAGCAGCAGAGTGTTTATGGAATTGGAGGGGCAAAAAACGCTGTGTCAGTCACCAGCAGCGTAAGTAATCAATTTCTATATTAATCATGAACTGATCTTATCTTAAGCACCATCGGCTCAGGTTGATCTATTTATCTTCTGAATAAACATCCAAATTGATTGAATCAATACCTTGTAAAACTTCACTGTGGGTGCAAAAGAATGCAACTCATCTGTATtctatatttctattttgcattaGCTTGCCTCTTAAGTTTATCTTTCTTGCTTTTAAATCTTTCAGACAAATAATTCCCTCCAGTTATCTCCCTACATTAGGATCCAAACAAGAACTAATAGTGTGTTTGCAGTTCTCCTAGGTTCTGACAAAGCCCATTAATCATGTACAAGTTCTCAACTCTGTGATATACAACATTTTAGTTATAGAGTATAAAAAGTCAAAACAATTGGATCCCTGATCAATATTATTGCAtggtatttatctgcattttatcattcacgTATTCAGTAACTATTTGCCAATTTTATCTCAGATATCTCTTTCATCAATGGAGGCGGGTATAGTACCAGACAATACCATAGCAGGTATATCAAACCTCAATATTCTAACAACTGGTGGGGTGGACCTATTACCAGTCCGCTCGTTTCAGATGCCAGTGCATTTGAGCCCCAGGGACAGAGCAGCCAGGATCCTCAGGTACAAGGAGAAAAGGCAGGCAAGAAATTTTAATAAGACCATAAGGTACGCAACAAGAAAAGCATATGCTCAAGCACGGCCCCGGATCAAGGGTCGCTTCACCAAAATATCAGATGTAGAGCTTAAAGTGGATCTGATGTCCTCACCACCAGATCTACCCAACAGTAGCTATGGTACCGTTCCATGGTTCTGATATAACAAGAGGAAATACTATGTTCCATTTACAATCTGATAGGGTCAGCAATCATATGGTTTGCTGTGAGTGACCAGAAGCTCTAGGATATAATGAACAGTCCTTTTTTTTGGCAAACTGCTTATTTCATTGTCTTGCACTAAAGCATGGCTATTTATAGAAGGCGTTTaaaaatgcctttaaaagtCATCAAAATGCCTTTAAAAACCTTTTTAGGCGTATTTAAAAATGCCGGCTATAAACTGGACTCAAAAGGTCCTTTGAGGCATTTTTTCAAAACGCCTTCCAATATCAATATATAAAGGCATTTCAGATGACTACACTTTTAATTTGTAAGTTCACTTGAAATATTCTACTGTTAGAGCATGCTCTGATAACAAAGGTGAATGGTAAAATGTATAGGGTAAGTGTACCAGCATTTCAGATGACTAGCAATAGAAGCTAGAACCATGCCAGCACTCAACTGAAAGTAAGATATCATATTCTGAATGCCATAGACTGATGATCAATCAAAACAATTAAAAAAGACTCATGGGCATAACCTATAATATGCTTCTGTGCTATCTTTCGTAAAAGTGAACATGAATTTTAGCTTAGAGAAGGTAGCATAAATTGCAATATTCTTATTGTTTCAAATAACTTTATGAGAAGTTAGCATTGATTTCAGTATTGAAAGGGCGAACTGGCCAAGGTAGAGGCAGACATGCGCACTGCTAATGTTTTCCATTAAGTTGTGTGTGTGCTATACAATGTAACCTAATTTTACATCAATAGATAATTCCCAAGTGACATCTATCGATGATGCTCACCTAGAGAAGGGCACTAATGTATTGTTACTTATCAGAACCAATACAAAAGGAAAACAGCATAATGATCTGATACTGCAGTACAGCATGATCCTTTTCACCTTCTCAATCCATCCATGTGTTCCTTTTCACCTTTGGAACTTATGCAGCTCAATCAATCCCCATGATCCTTATCATCTTCCAGACTTTACACAGCTCAATCAATCCTCATGTTCCTCTTCACCTTCAGAATCTACATGAGGGTGGGTAACAGTGAGTCTAATGATACATAAATAAATCTGATTCTTATAGTACATGTTAGTCTTTTAGCAAGTGATAGATAATGCATGAGCCACAAGACAAATACATGCATGGCTGGAATACTAAGAGCTGATGGTATATTCAACTGTAACCAGAATTTAACTCCAAAAAATGTTTTATCCAATTTCAGCCCCATATAATAACCGAAGAATCTAAGGAAAAGGAGAACCTACCAGATCGTATATCATCCCCAACGTGTCCTCTAGACTGTATTTGCTTCACAAGCATCCGATACATTAAAACCCACCAATATATGTGTAGAACAAGTAGCGAGAAGAGAAGACTGTTGAATACATAGTAGTATATTGGCCCGTCAACTTTATGCTTCTCCTTGTCTAGAGTCAGAACAACTTCATAGCTGAAATTTAAGAATAAGTGCATAGTTTTATTATACCGAGCCCCTAAAGTATACAGACCCATGCATTAGTTACTCATCTTTACCTCGTGCTCCAGAGAATCCAGAATGGGTAATATATAAGgcgaaggagtacccaagaactGACGAAAACAAGAAATGAAACATCTGCAAACAACTCGTGGCCACTATACTTGGAAATTTTTCCAAGCTCCAGGAACACATCAGTTGCATCATGAATGGCAAGGACAACTGAACCCACCCGAGCAAATCTGTTTAAAAAAAACATTTTCAGATGATGTTATTTTTAAAATGCAGCTGCCAGTATAAAGAAATATTCACAAACCGTCAGTGACTAAGTATTTGTTGAGAAGAAAGGTGTATGAGAATGCAACTTGACTTGGATTCaaagataaataaaacaaaaatccaGATAGCCAGTGTACCTGAATATGTAAGACAGTGCTATCAGACAAACAGTTGCTACATGATGAGTCATTGAAATACCGAAGTCTGAGCGCCTTGTTTCCCAAAACAAAAGGGCAAATATCGAGTATGTGTAAAAACCAGCAACATACATATAGACCGCCTTGAGTTTAAATCTGGGAAATAAAATAAGATTTGGTATAACTTGGtacaaataaaataataaaaggtGGCCAAAGAAGATCTTGCTCCCTCGAAAACGAGAAGATGTCTTACATACTTTATTTTTTGATCTGGCCAGATCTGATCACCTGGTCCAACCCAGAAATTTCTTGTGGTTGTGAACCAAGGCTCGTTGTATGTCACAGACAATGCCAATAGCTCCCCAGAAAGGAAATAAATGCATTTCCAAGCTGATTCTTTAAATTTCCTGATCTTTCTCTTGCCTGCGTATGTAGTAGGACCAAGCTTCTCATCctccttgaaaatcaatttcctGGCTAACCACTACACAAAATGCTGGATGTCAGGGCTAATGCATATCCCTACCTTTAGGAAAAAGAGAATTAGTTAATCTAGAAGATGCCAAACAACTCCCATTCATTCCCATCAAGGTACAGCCACAGCTCACAAGTAATCCTCCTTTACATTCGCTTGAACAACAAGAAACAGAAAGCAGCCAAGTGTGAAATTGCGTAGATGCAACTACTTAATAAACAATTGGCATGCCTCTCAGAAGCCTAGTGTGCCGGTGCCTCTGAAAATTTTCTGCCTAATAGGCGCCTCCATAAGGAACTAAGGATAATCACTCAGATCAACATATACTTGATGATTAAGTTAAATAGGAATTTAGGTTTTGCTACTCCATGTCTCAATAGCATGTAACTTCACGAGTTACATGTTAGTGAGATAAATAGTACTAGCAAATCCTGAAATGACAATGGATTGATTAACAAATCCTCTGGATTTCCACCCGTGTTAATCATGAGCACGCAAGCGCCTGCTCACAATCCATAGTTCGTCGAAAACTCGACTCCCTTTCTTCGTACTCTATGGAATAACTGGCTCAAGCATCGCTGACAATGATAGGTAAAACAAACAAGAAATGCTGTAAAAATGAGCGGGAAAAACTACAACCTCGAATACGAAGCGGTCGAGGAAGAAACGGACGACGAGGAAGAAGACGACGAAAAAGGGAATGGCTGCGAAGTCTGGGTATGCGGGGTAGCTCTCCGCCTCCCAGTCGATCAGCGGGGGTGAGAAGGCCATCGCCGCTCGCCGGAGGGAGCCGCAGAGAGGAGCGAAGCGAAGACTTTCCTGGTGCGATTCGACGGTTCTTCACTTTTGGTCGAGTGGCGGCTGAAGGGTACTTTAATATACGAGACGGGAGAACTGAACCGGACCCTTCCTGTGGCTTTCGCCTTTCTGTGACCAAGTAAGATTTGCCAGCTGACTTGAAATTAGAATAGTTGACCCATTCTAGAAGTTTGAAACGATGAATGCGATTATTATGCTTATTACCACATAGCATAGCAGAATTATCATGATaatttaataataatatatagtaTACATTCCAAATAAAGGTATTTCGTTTAGTTAGATTCCATTTGGTTTGAGGACAATAAAGAATAGGATAGATTTAACTTATTTTTTCTAGGACGAAGACGTTATTTGCATTTCGTTCAGAGGATAGAAACATCTCTATTTTGCATTTGGTATGAGGATGGAGAaggagaaaaataaaataaaatttaggtCCGTTATACAATCATTAAGTGAGCCCTAAATGGTAGCCTTGTGAGTCGTCTTCTTCGTTTCCCACTAAAGAAATATAACTTTTATAAAGCAAAATATCATTATCTACTTCTTTTGACATGCAAGACGTCCATCTCAATAGTCCACTATCAATCCCACTAtctattgttgatatttggtaacgcaataaggaaatgatccgcaagcgcacggatatcggtgagcatttcacccgggaggttatccagagttatcgtatttatatttttaccactgggagaaagggtgcatctgacttaAATCTATTGTTACTAtctctttaggcacaaagaatgtctttcgatgtgagtgataaatagagaagactgcaaccgtagtctccttctaaccttggtaaggatgatctattgttctaatgggaaggctaacggaatctagacaccacaaaggatgttcaacccgcacctataaaccctatccttcctgctaacgagatgtgatctgcaaaggtaactcggaattgtcacgttcctcactactaccacggtccagctagtcagggaatatctatgagtaccccagcctaaacaccacgtttacgccagcgatgattactctaaactctacgcgaagagattaaagtaaactcataaacaataagaacaataaaactagaatttagaagtcgaaatactgaagaatcctaggagcaagcttcgggttaggagaacttgatcccgcaggtacaagcttggagtagacaccgacaggccgggcttcctccaatcaacacctccactctatctctctcaatctagtagaaactagaagatctatttctactttatattggttgctaagcctaaaaagaaatattatttagagaagaggttttccttcgagggcacccctcaatctctatgataatttcttcatgtcttctctaggggccagggaggtctccttatatagtcctccccttctatgcgtttttgggtcgataggcgaggtggtactatgtttttcttgatccaataggtcggtggaatatcccgagcgaagagagtcctgatctggctccagcagggggcgggcgcccaggtcaccagggcgggcgccctgggcctggccccgtttcgcctccgcttcggtctcgtggcttctggagtcttctagatgatagaaaattgcgcggtgcgttgatatctctatgtaatcccgacatgtgggcctttcttccgtatttcctgataaccccctccagaaatagacaaacaccaaaactcgtggaattctgtcagataaaaccctaagtctagatgttgatttcatttggatccttttctttgtttatttgataattaaatttgatacttaaggaccgtcaacaaactcctccaagcttacctcttgctcgtccctgagcaaggatagactcagcaatggattagaagttgttgcaatatctttaaaaattgacggtacacatgctttttaaataagatctcatctctgagttagagtaaactgtcaagacttaaaacttactttaccttcaccatgggacttgtaaccgtcacttctgtcttgagaggttaaaagatagaacagtctagccaagtgccatgtctcttattcttgatcagctatagctctggggttttttgcagattttcaaataaaactcagagattccttgtatgactctctcatatctctcttttgtgttatttctggatccttaccaaggcattgatggtatatgccttctctcaagatatgtggtatttatggtataaggcatagtgacattgccttctctctcaccctactctaataaggcttgatatctggagctcataggtgggagacagctaatacatacttacaagacatttattgcatagtcaaaccatagatccagagaaacaaatcaataagccaaatcaagatgtgcatgtgtggcgaatgaatggtgtatggtgatgatggtaataacaatggtgaaagtctaattctacttttgctcttttgagaggttatgtaccttccttgctttttgaaactttatgaggagaatgagatgctcttctttttctttcctctcaggtgggtatcttgcacccctaattctactg is a window encoding:
- the LOC8077702 gene encoding ASC1-like protein 2; translated protein: MAFSPPLIDWEAESYPAYPDFAAIPFFVVFFLVVRFFLDRFVFEWLARKLIFKEDEKLGPTTYAGKRKIRKFKESAWKCIYFLSGELLALSVTYNEPWFTTTRNFWVGPGDQIWPDQKIKFKLKAVYMYVAGFYTYSIFALLFWETRRSDFGISMTHHVATVCLIALSYIFRFARVGSVVLAIHDATDVFLELGKISKYSGHELFADVSFLVFVSSWVLLRLIYYPFWILWSTSYEVVLTLDKEKHKVDGPIYYYVFNSLLFSLLVLHIYWWVLMYRMLVKQIQSRGHVGDDIRSDSEGEEEHED